In the genome of Triticum urartu cultivar G1812 chromosome 5, Tu2.1, whole genome shotgun sequence, one region contains:
- the LOC125510344 gene encoding uncharacterized protein LOC125510344 isoform X1, whose protein sequence is MVFGILSLWIYHGGLSTLCCSVRAKEGIDDAEEAGIESEMKQLLCSIPGGKRKIHFLEANFVNDIWSKLPKGVASKMSRSVVSLASFNGVAKFFACTGIFIKCNACSATILTSASLVRVSGDANRIDDNLRIEVCLPNQFRVVGILNRYNLHYNVALVDIMGYWGPREIKISRHLVTSCKRVIAVGRLFTYHSIMAAKGKLLIGKRSKLDCKELCVSTCKITKAGIGGPLIDTGGNFLGMNFYHEEETPFLPRDVIHRLLLNLNKGWTRTRAGDTIVEGDEKRWLLAGTCWSHGNADTIAEGGVNKWPLPEPCVLPADIPEPTTLDFYKLVRRHCAF, encoded by the exons ATGGTCTTTGGTATCCTGTCTTTGTGGATTTATCACGGTGGGCTTTCTACATTGTGCTGCAGTGTTAGAGCTAAGGAAGGGATTGATGATGCTGAAGAAGCGGGAATTGAAAGTGAGATGAAACAACTATTGTGCAGCATTCCAGGAG GCAAGCGTAAGATTCATTTTCTTGAAGCAAATTTCGTCAACGATATCTGGAGTAAACTACCCAAAGGCGTTGCTTCAAAAATGTCTCGAAGTGTTGTCTCACTTGCTTCATTCAATG GAGTTGCAAAATTCTTTGCTTGCACTGGTATATTTATAAAGTGCAATGCATGCTCTGCAACAATTCTGACTTCAGCAAGTTTGGTTAGAGTTTCTGGTGATGCAAACAGGATTGATGATAACCTGAGG ATTGAAGTTTGCCTTCCAAACCAATTTCGAGTCGTAGGGATACTGAACCGTTATAATTTACATTACAACGTTGCTCTTGTTGACATCATGGGGTACTGGGGTCCTCGTGAAATAAAAATTAGCAGGCATCTAGTTACCTCATGTAAAAGGGTAATAGCTGTGGGGCGTCTTTTTACTTATCACAGTATAATGGCTGCAAAGGGCAAGTTGTTGATTGGCAAACGAAGCAAGCTCGATTGCAAAGAACTATGCGTCTCCACGTGTAAAATCACCAAG GCTGGGATTGGGGGCCCACTTATTGACACTGGTGGGAATTTTCTTGGTATGAACTTTTACCATGAGGAAGAAACTCCGTTCCTGCCGAGGGATGTTATTCACCGCCTCTTGTTGAACTTAAATAAAGGatg GACTAGGACTAGGGCAGGTGATACTATTGTTGAGGGTGACGAAAAGAG ATGGCTGTTGGCTGGTACATGTTGGTCCCATGGAAATGCTGATACTATTGCCGAGGGTGGTGTCAACAA GTGGCCGTTACCCGAGCCATGTGTGCTCCCTGCTGATATACCTGAACCTACTACATTGGATTTCTACAAGCTGGTTAGGAGGCACTGTGCTTTTTAG
- the LOC125510344 gene encoding uncharacterized protein LOC125510344 isoform X2 produces MVSVRAKEGIDDAEEAGIESEMKQLLCSIPGGKRKIHFLEANFVNDIWSKLPKGVASKMSRSVVSLASFNGVAKFFACTGIFIKCNACSATILTSASLVRVSGDANRIDDNLRIEVCLPNQFRVVGILNRYNLHYNVALVDIMGYWGPREIKISRHLVTSCKRVIAVGRLFTYHSIMAAKGKLLIGKRSKLDCKELCVSTCKITKAGIGGPLIDTGGNFLGMNFYHEEETPFLPRDVIHRLLLNLNKGWTRTRAGDTIVEGDEKRWLLAGTCWSHGNADTIAEGGVNKWPLPEPCVLPADIPEPTTLDFYKLVRRHCAF; encoded by the exons TGTTAGAGCTAAGGAAGGGATTGATGATGCTGAAGAAGCGGGAATTGAAAGTGAGATGAAACAACTATTGTGCAGCATTCCAGGAG GCAAGCGTAAGATTCATTTTCTTGAAGCAAATTTCGTCAACGATATCTGGAGTAAACTACCCAAAGGCGTTGCTTCAAAAATGTCTCGAAGTGTTGTCTCACTTGCTTCATTCAATG GAGTTGCAAAATTCTTTGCTTGCACTGGTATATTTATAAAGTGCAATGCATGCTCTGCAACAATTCTGACTTCAGCAAGTTTGGTTAGAGTTTCTGGTGATGCAAACAGGATTGATGATAACCTGAGG ATTGAAGTTTGCCTTCCAAACCAATTTCGAGTCGTAGGGATACTGAACCGTTATAATTTACATTACAACGTTGCTCTTGTTGACATCATGGGGTACTGGGGTCCTCGTGAAATAAAAATTAGCAGGCATCTAGTTACCTCATGTAAAAGGGTAATAGCTGTGGGGCGTCTTTTTACTTATCACAGTATAATGGCTGCAAAGGGCAAGTTGTTGATTGGCAAACGAAGCAAGCTCGATTGCAAAGAACTATGCGTCTCCACGTGTAAAATCACCAAG GCTGGGATTGGGGGCCCACTTATTGACACTGGTGGGAATTTTCTTGGTATGAACTTTTACCATGAGGAAGAAACTCCGTTCCTGCCGAGGGATGTTATTCACCGCCTCTTGTTGAACTTAAATAAAGGatg GACTAGGACTAGGGCAGGTGATACTATTGTTGAGGGTGACGAAAAGAG ATGGCTGTTGGCTGGTACATGTTGGTCCCATGGAAATGCTGATACTATTGCCGAGGGTGGTGTCAACAA GTGGCCGTTACCCGAGCCATGTGTGCTCCCTGCTGATATACCTGAACCTACTACATTGGATTTCTACAAGCTGGTTAGGAGGCACTGTGCTTTTTAG